One Aquamicrobium sp. genomic region harbors:
- a CDS encoding histidine phosphatase family protein: MTRTLLLLRHAKSSWDDPALDDFDRPLAKRGREAAPRMAREMARRSWLPDRALVSAALRTRQTWVLVEAELPRTVPAVLDRSIYEAPAGRILDAVRSTPAGAETLLVVGHNPGFEDLIALLAAPDSTPDAMEKVRRKFPTAGLARLAFAGAWADLGPGGARLTEFLTPRDGESR; the protein is encoded by the coding sequence GTGACCCGGACGCTGCTTCTCCTGCGCCACGCCAAATCGAGCTGGGACGACCCCGCGCTCGACGATTTCGACCGGCCGCTGGCGAAGCGGGGCCGCGAGGCCGCCCCGCGCATGGCACGCGAGATGGCGCGGCGCAGCTGGCTGCCCGACCGGGCGCTGGTATCCGCCGCCCTGCGCACCCGCCAGACATGGGTGCTGGTCGAGGCAGAATTGCCGCGCACCGTGCCGGCCGTGCTCGACCGCTCGATCTACGAGGCGCCGGCCGGGCGCATCCTCGACGCCGTCCGCTCGACGCCCGCCGGGGCGGAGACGCTTCTCGTCGTCGGCCACAATCCCGGTTTCGAGGACCTCATCGCCCTCCTCGCCGCGCCCGACAGCACACCGGACGCGATGGAAAAGGTGCGGCGAAAATTCCCGACCGCCGGGCTTGCCCGCCTCGCCTTCGCCGGCGCGTGGGCCGATCTCGGCCCCGGCGGCGCGAGGCTCACCGAATTCCTGACCCCGCGCGACGGCGAATCGCGATGA
- the purN gene encoding phosphoribosylglycinamide formyltransferase has product MMKKRVVVLISGRGTNMAALAEAAGDPNFPANIVAVISDKVDAKGLNAAAALGIEAKAITRADHPTKAALDAALDEELTALRADIVCLAGYMRLLSPAFTEKWAGKLINIHPSLLPLFPGLDTHNRALEAGMRVHGCTVHFVTAKMDAGPIIAQAAVPVLPDDDAEALARRVLEAEHKLYPLALRLVAEGRARMEDGRVVLTGVHAAGALISPGPAGEEVDIESLARMTP; this is encoded by the coding sequence ATGATGAAGAAGCGCGTCGTCGTCCTGATTTCCGGCCGCGGCACCAACATGGCGGCGCTGGCGGAAGCGGCCGGCGACCCGAACTTTCCGGCCAATATCGTCGCGGTCATTTCCGACAAGGTCGACGCCAAGGGGCTGAACGCGGCCGCCGCGCTCGGCATCGAGGCCAAGGCCATCACCCGCGCCGACCACCCGACCAAGGCGGCGCTGGACGCCGCGCTCGACGAGGAGCTGACGGCGCTGCGCGCCGACATCGTCTGCCTCGCCGGCTACATGCGGCTGCTTTCGCCCGCCTTCACCGAGAAATGGGCGGGCAAGCTCATCAACATCCACCCCTCACTGCTGCCGCTGTTCCCGGGGCTCGACACGCACAACCGGGCGCTTGAGGCGGGGATGCGCGTTCACGGTTGCACGGTCCATTTCGTCACCGCGAAGATGGATGCCGGGCCGATCATCGCGCAGGCGGCGGTGCCGGTGCTTCCCGACGACGACGCCGAGGCGCTGGCGCGGCGCGTGCTGGAGGCCGAGCACAAGCTCTATCCGCTGGCCCTGCGGCTGGTGGCGGAAGGCCGCGCCCGGATGGAGGACGGCCGCGTCGTCCTCACCGGCGTCCATGCCGCCGGGGCGCTCATCTCCCCCGGCCCGGCCGGCGAAGAGGTGGACATCGAAAGCCTCGCCCGCATGACGCCCTGA
- the purM gene encoding phosphoribosylformylglycinamidine cyclo-ligase has protein sequence MSEDKTSLTYAAAGVDIDAGNALVEKIKPLVRSTRRPGADGEIGGFGGLFDLKAAGFSDPVLVAANDGVGTKLKVAIDADRHDTVGIDLVAMCVNDLVVQGAEPLFFLDYFATGKLDPEQGAQIVAGIAEGCRQAGCALIGGETAEMPGMYAHGDYDLAGFAVGAAERGQLLPSDDIVEGDVILGLASSGVHSNGFSLVRRIVAASGLSWAHIAPFDKSKTLGEALLAPTRIYVRPILSAIRSTHGIKALAHITGGGFPDNIPRVLPAAYAAELDLDAIDVPPVFSWLAKTGNVAPAEMMRTFNCGIGMVLVVAAGQAAQVAAVLTKGGETVTTLGRIVPRRDAGVIYNGEIGL, from the coding sequence ATGAGCGAAGACAAGACGAGTCTCACCTATGCAGCGGCCGGCGTTGACATCGACGCCGGCAACGCGCTCGTCGAGAAGATCAAGCCGCTGGTGCGCTCGACGCGCCGGCCGGGCGCCGATGGCGAGATCGGCGGCTTCGGTGGCCTGTTCGACCTCAAGGCCGCGGGCTTTTCCGATCCCGTTCTGGTCGCGGCCAATGACGGCGTCGGCACCAAGCTGAAGGTCGCCATCGATGCCGACCGCCACGACACGGTCGGCATCGACCTCGTCGCCATGTGCGTCAACGACCTCGTGGTGCAGGGCGCGGAGCCACTGTTCTTCCTCGACTATTTCGCCACCGGCAAGCTCGACCCCGAGCAGGGGGCGCAGATCGTCGCCGGCATCGCCGAAGGCTGCCGGCAGGCCGGCTGCGCGCTGATCGGCGGCGAGACGGCCGAGATGCCCGGCATGTACGCCCATGGCGACTACGACCTCGCGGGCTTTGCCGTCGGCGCGGCCGAGCGCGGGCAGCTCTTGCCCTCGGACGACATCGTCGAGGGCGACGTCATCCTCGGCCTCGCCTCGTCGGGCGTGCATTCGAACGGCTTTTCGCTGGTGCGCCGCATCGTCGCCGCGTCGGGGCTGAGCTGGGCGCACATAGCCCCCTTCGACAAGTCGAAGACGCTGGGCGAGGCGCTGCTCGCGCCCACCCGCATCTATGTCCGCCCGATCCTGTCGGCCATCCGCTCGACCCACGGCATCAAGGCGCTGGCGCACATCACCGGCGGCGGCTTTCCCGACAACATCCCGCGTGTGCTGCCGGCGGCCTATGCGGCCGAACTCGACCTCGACGCCATCGACGTGCCGCCGGTGTTCTCGTGGCTGGCCAAGACCGGCAATGTCGCCCCGGCCGAGATGATGCGCACCTTCAACTGCGGCATCGGCATGGTGCTGGTGGTGGCCGCCGGGCAGGCGGCGCAGGTCGCCGCCGTCCTGACCAAGGGCGGCGAGACCGTGACGACGCTCGGCCGCATCGTGCCGCGCCGCGACGCCGGCGTCATCTATAATGGCGAGATTGGACTTTAG
- a CDS encoding AI-2E family transporter — MNKRDAEIREQVAEVVIATGWRRQVLFWLGAAVTLVVFLYAFSAVLLPFLAGMILAYFLDPIADWLERRGLSRLAATVFILVMFLIVLVLALMLIIPVLATQLADFIGRVPDYLSRLQALITSIDPDWLSQTLGVDPASLRDGLNSLLTQGAGFLTTLFSSIWSSGKTLIDLAGLFVITPVVAFYMLLDWDKMIRTVDGWIPRDHLATVRTIARDVDTAVAGFVRGQGTLCLILGIMYAVGLTAVGLNFGLLIGLFAGLVSFIPYIGSLLGLVLSVGVALVQFWPDWHWVVVVAAIFFGGQFIEGNILQPNLVGKSVGLHPVWLMFALFAFGALFGFVGLLIAVPAAAAVGVLVRFALSRYLHSPLYRGHGLPPEA, encoded by the coding sequence ATGAACAAACGCGACGCCGAGATCAGGGAACAGGTGGCCGAGGTGGTCATCGCCACCGGCTGGCGGCGGCAGGTGCTGTTCTGGCTGGGCGCGGCGGTGACGCTCGTCGTGTTCCTCTACGCTTTCTCCGCGGTCCTGCTGCCGTTCCTCGCCGGCATGATCCTCGCCTATTTCCTCGACCCCATCGCCGACTGGCTGGAGCGGCGCGGCCTGTCGCGCCTCGCGGCCACGGTCTTCATCCTGGTGATGTTCCTCATCGTCCTCGTGCTGGCGCTGATGCTCATCATTCCCGTGCTCGCCACCCAGCTCGCCGACTTCATCGGCCGGGTGCCCGATTACCTGTCGCGGCTTCAGGCGCTGATCACCAGCATCGACCCCGACTGGCTGAGCCAGACGCTCGGCGTCGATCCGGCCTCGCTGCGCGACGGGCTGAACTCTCTGCTGACGCAAGGCGCGGGGTTCCTGACCACGCTGTTCTCGTCGATCTGGAGCTCGGGCAAGACGCTGATCGACCTCGCCGGCCTCTTCGTCATCACCCCGGTCGTCGCCTTCTACATGCTGCTCGACTGGGACAAGATGATCCGCACGGTCGACGGCTGGATACCGCGCGACCATCTGGCGACGGTGCGCACCATCGCCCGCGACGTCGACACGGCGGTCGCCGGCTTCGTGCGTGGGCAGGGTACGCTGTGCCTGATCCTCGGCATCATGTACGCCGTCGGGCTCACCGCCGTGGGCTTGAATTTCGGCCTGCTGATCGGCCTGTTCGCCGGCCTCGTCAGCTTCATCCCCTATATCGGCTCGCTGCTCGGCCTCGTGCTGTCGGTCGGCGTCGCCCTCGTCCAGTTCTGGCCCGACTGGCACTGGGTCGTCGTCGTGGCGGCGATCTTCTTCGGCGGCCAGTTCATCGAGGGCAACATCCTCCAGCCCAACCTTGTCGGCAAGAGCGTCGGTCTCCATCCCGTGTGGCTCATGTTCGCGCTGTTCGCCTTCGGCGCGCTGTTCGGCTTCGTCGGGCTGCTGATCGCTGTGCCGGCCGCCGCCGCCGTCGGCGTCCTCGTCCGCTTCGCCCTGTCGCGCTACCTGCACTCGCCGCTCTATCGCGGCCATGGCCTCCCGCCGGAGGCGTGA
- the hdaA gene encoding DnaA regulatory inactivator HdaA, producing the protein MPPAFADGPRQLPLDLAHSEARSRDDLVVGPSNAQAVALVDRWPDWPAPVAVLAGPAGSGKSHLANVWREASGATALAPGRLGPQAAEAAGRGPVLIDDVDSGAIDEAGLFHLINAVRQANTTLLMTARRFPAAWGVTLPDLASRLKAAATVEIDEPDDMLLAAVTTKLFADRQIEVEPHVVQFLVRRIERSLSSAIEAVARLDRIALERKSRITRALAAQVVAAMEEGKP; encoded by the coding sequence ATGCCGCCTGCCTTCGCCGACGGGCCGCGCCAGCTGCCGCTCGATCTCGCCCACAGCGAGGCGAGAAGCCGCGACGACCTCGTCGTCGGCCCGTCCAACGCGCAGGCCGTCGCCCTCGTCGACCGCTGGCCCGACTGGCCTGCGCCCGTGGCGGTCCTCGCCGGGCCGGCCGGCTCCGGCAAGTCGCACCTCGCCAATGTCTGGCGCGAGGCGAGCGGCGCGACGGCGCTGGCTCCCGGCCGTCTCGGGCCCCAGGCCGCCGAGGCGGCGGGGCGCGGCCCGGTGCTGATCGACGACGTCGATTCCGGCGCCATCGACGAGGCCGGCCTCTTCCATCTCATCAACGCCGTGCGGCAGGCGAACACCACGCTGCTGATGACCGCGCGGCGCTTTCCCGCCGCCTGGGGCGTGACGTTGCCCGACCTCGCCTCGCGACTCAAGGCGGCCGCGACGGTCGAGATCGACGAGCCGGACGACATGCTGCTCGCCGCCGTCACTACCAAGCTGTTCGCCGACCGCCAGATCGAGGTCGAGCCGCATGTGGTGCAGTTCCTCGTCCGCCGCATCGAGCGCTCGCTGTCCAGCGCCATCGAGGCGGTCGCCCGGCTCGACCGCATCGCGCTCGAGCGCAAGAGCCGCATCACCCGCGCGCTCGCCGCGCAGGTGGTGGCCGCGATGGAGGAAGGGAAGCCCTGA